In one Roseburia intestinalis L1-82 genomic region, the following are encoded:
- a CDS encoding glycosyl hydrolase 115 family protein yields the protein MEAILVKDQKAAAFVMEDGTFEGVYRITEKVCGDVEQVTGVRPKIIKWQGELQPAQVYVATLGNSEMSEAIAEEEGIELSSLCGKRECFLFQVLKNGSLLIAGSDKRGTIYGLFHISELMGVSPFVHFADVVPAPQKEIIFSEKDSMQSKEPSVKYRGFFINDEWPAFGNWTFSHYGGFTAEMYDLIFETLLRLKGNYLWPAMWTSSFSLDGPGEENARLADCYGIVMSNSHHEPCLRHSEEWDLVRGEDSVYGNEWSYLTNREGLIRYWRDGLLRSGKYENIITIGMRGERDSLMLGEDASLEQNISLLKEIITEQRKLIRECVGENEPEMLALYKEVEAYYYGDETTPGLNDWDGLDGVTLMLCEDNYGNMRTLPTEEMRSHRGGFGMYYHFDYHGSPVSYEWVNSSYLPKIWDQMTMAYDFGVRDIWIVNVGDLKFQEYPLSFFMDLAYDYEKWGSNRIHAPQDYLAYWVKREFGGWFYEAQQDAVYRIMQQYTKMNHNCKPEAMRADTYHPVHFGEADKRQKENERLEAETEKLLSSVPEEMLPAFWELVYYPAMGSANASDMQLYAGKNSFFAKMGAVCANDYAEKIKACIEKDRLLTERFHQLLDGKWDGMALSEHIGFVNWNDEECRYPLMTFIEPANKPRIFAMSEGGDVCTAGGDWTKKLIVMRQFLDPAVSEASLLLFGGSKEKVPYHIECKSPWVLPGKMQGVTDREEVLTVQIKRDEITDWENDHRTYDFEVCYEGGRIPVKILLEKDLPGCLAEAFYETDGMLSVEAEHFICNEKADAGAFYVLPEYGKTLSGVKAYPQTKTFFEMAEQIRQAPKLTYQIYVREAGEYEMICYTAPANPVCQGGSVYFGCAVNGNAPQKIEMIPDGYRSGEPSCAEWAKMVVDQIRVVRVQVTLQSGENEIGIYAGTPGFLLEKLTFVRKGKHLPESGLGLPETRRTNR from the coding sequence ATGGAAGCAATTTTGGTAAAGGATCAAAAAGCGGCGGCATTTGTGATGGAGGATGGGACATTTGAGGGTGTCTATAGAATCACAGAAAAGGTTTGTGGGGATGTGGAGCAGGTCACAGGTGTCCGCCCGAAGATCATAAAATGGCAGGGAGAGTTGCAGCCGGCGCAGGTGTATGTGGCAACGCTCGGAAACAGTGAGATGTCAGAGGCGATCGCAGAAGAGGAAGGGATAGAACTTTCCTCTCTGTGTGGAAAGCGGGAATGTTTTCTGTTTCAGGTGTTGAAAAATGGCAGTCTGCTGATCGCAGGAAGTGACAAGCGGGGAACAATCTATGGGTTATTCCATATCTCAGAGCTTATGGGGGTATCGCCGTTTGTCCACTTTGCAGATGTGGTCCCTGCCCCGCAGAAAGAAATCATTTTTTCCGAAAAAGACTCGATGCAGAGCAAAGAACCCTCCGTGAAATACCGGGGGTTTTTTATCAATGATGAATGGCCTGCGTTCGGAAACTGGACATTTTCCCATTATGGTGGATTTACTGCAGAAATGTATGACCTGATCTTTGAGACACTGCTTCGGCTGAAAGGAAATTATCTGTGGCCGGCAATGTGGACATCGTCTTTTTCACTGGATGGACCGGGGGAGGAAAATGCCCGCCTTGCAGACTGCTACGGGATCGTGATGAGCAATTCCCACCATGAACCATGTTTAAGACACAGCGAAGAATGGGATCTGGTGCGTGGAGAGGATTCTGTTTATGGAAATGAGTGGAGCTATCTTACTAACCGTGAGGGACTGATCCGTTACTGGCGCGACGGGCTTTTGCGCAGTGGAAAATATGAAAATATCATCACGATCGGCATGCGCGGGGAGAGAGATTCTCTGATGCTTGGGGAGGATGCATCCTTAGAGCAGAATATTTCCCTGTTAAAAGAGATCATCACAGAACAGAGAAAACTCATCCGGGAATGTGTCGGGGAGAATGAACCGGAAATGCTCGCACTTTATAAAGAAGTGGAGGCTTATTATTACGGGGATGAGACAACGCCTGGGCTTAACGACTGGGATGGCTTAGACGGTGTGACGCTGATGCTCTGCGAGGATAACTATGGAAATATGCGGACACTTCCGACGGAGGAAATGCGCTCCCACCGCGGGGGCTTTGGTATGTATTATCACTTTGATTACCACGGATCGCCGGTCTCTTATGAGTGGGTGAACAGTTCTTATCTGCCTAAAATCTGGGATCAGATGACGATGGCATATGACTTTGGTGTGCGGGATATCTGGATCGTCAACGTCGGTGACCTGAAATTTCAAGAGTATCCGCTCAGTTTCTTTATGGATCTCGCATATGATTATGAGAAATGGGGAAGCAACAGGATTCATGCGCCGCAGGACTATCTGGCGTACTGGGTGAAACGTGAATTTGGCGGATGGTTCTATGAGGCACAGCAGGATGCAGTTTATCGGATCATGCAGCAGTATACAAAAATGAATCATAACTGCAAGCCGGAAGCGATGCGCGCAGATACTTATCATCCGGTGCACTTTGGGGAGGCAGACAAAAGACAAAAGGAAAATGAAAGGTTAGAAGCGGAGACAGAAAAGCTTTTATCTTCTGTGCCGGAAGAGATGCTGCCGGCTTTCTGGGAACTGGTATATTACCCGGCAATGGGAAGTGCAAACGCATCTGATATGCAGCTTTATGCAGGAAAAAATTCATTTTTTGCAAAAATGGGAGCGGTATGTGCAAATGATTATGCAGAAAAAATAAAAGCATGTATCGAAAAAGACCGTTTACTCACAGAACGGTTTCATCAGCTTCTGGATGGAAAATGGGATGGAATGGCACTCTCAGAGCACATCGGCTTTGTGAACTGGAACGATGAGGAGTGCAGGTATCCGCTCATGACCTTCATAGAACCGGCAAATAAGCCGAGGATCTTTGCCATGTCAGAGGGCGGTGATGTCTGTACGGCAGGCGGGGACTGGACGAAAAAATTGATCGTGATGCGGCAGTTTTTAGATCCGGCTGTCAGTGAAGCCTCCCTGTTATTGTTTGGCGGCTCGAAAGAAAAAGTGCCTTATCATATCGAGTGCAAAAGTCCGTGGGTTCTGCCTGGAAAAATGCAGGGAGTCACAGACCGTGAGGAAGTGCTCACGGTGCAGATAAAAAGAGATGAGATCACAGACTGGGAGAATGACCACAGGACATATGATTTTGAGGTTTGCTATGAGGGTGGAAGGATACCGGTAAAAATTTTGCTGGAAAAAGATCTGCCGGGATGTCTGGCGGAGGCATTTTATGAGACAGACGGGATGCTCTCTGTCGAGGCAGAGCACTTTATCTGCAATGAAAAGGCGGATGCGGGAGCATTTTATGTTTTGCCGGAGTACGGAAAAACGTTATCTGGTGTGAAAGCATATCCGCAGACAAAGACTTTTTTTGAAATGGCAGAGCAGATCAGACAGGCACCAAAACTGACGTATCAGATCTATGTCAGGGAGGCGGGAGAATACGAAATGATTTGCTATACCGCTCCGGCAAATCCGGTCTGTCAGGGAGGCAGTGTCTATTTTGGCTGCGCCGTCAATGGAAATGCACCGCAAAAGATAGAGATGATTCCGGATGGATACCGTTCCGGCGAGCCGTCCTGTGCGGAATGGGCGAAAATGGTGGTGGATCAGATCCGCGTTGTCCGTGTGCAGGTCACGCTGCAGAGCGGAGAGAATGAAATTGGAATTTATGCGGGGACACCGGGATTTCTGCTGGAAAAACTGACGTTTGTGCGCAAGGGAAAGCATTTGCCGGAGTCAGGTCTTGGACTGCCGGAGACAAGGAGGACGAACAGATGA
- a CDS encoding SGNH/GDSL hydrolase family protein has protein sequence MSGPVAPKDPEKDRSYFYIMKEKETFGSLQTQGEYQGRGVQFIYESDGRLESSAEVTGEVCDEEILKKLGTVEGFKSLVHSIGISVEMEHSREPVTFVFQMYGKEDLYGGGTLIETELRGDGAEVRITLDTVKWKTDDDVPGQIRFVFETPEQSARVNVRFFLKDGFFVPKPQEERVVDMESHGYQEMIERSLLSMGDAGRIRRVVEKARAGEPVTIAYIGGSITQGAGAVPLHTQCYAYRFWKAFAGKYGKNNNVKLIKAGVGGTPSELGMIRFERDVLRDGKEKPDLVVVEFAVNDEGDETKGRCYESLVTKILSMPDAPAVLLLFAVFANDWNLQERLAPVGERYQLPMVSIRDAVTPQFRQTKDRVVSKNQFFYDAFHPTNLGHKIMADCLMYLIDRAVCEPDILRRMHEKPVYGDEFAQVKLLDRRDGYERAKICCGAFSGTDQELQCVEMDDSLTPVPEFPYNWQYDGANGRSEDAFQMDIYCRSLLLIFKDSGAVDAGRADVFVDDTKVLTADPHVNGWTHCNPVILLEEKESGWHQVRIQMTPGEEEKKFTILGFGYVE, from the coding sequence ATGAGTGGACCTGTGGCACCGAAAGATCCGGAAAAAGACAGATCTTATTTTTACATTATGAAAGAAAAAGAAACCTTTGGCTCGCTCCAGACGCAGGGGGAGTATCAGGGCAGGGGAGTCCAGTTTATCTACGAGAGTGATGGAAGGCTTGAAAGCAGTGCGGAAGTGACCGGTGAGGTCTGTGATGAAGAAATTTTAAAGAAACTTGGCACGGTGGAGGGCTTTAAAAGCCTGGTGCACAGCATCGGTATATCCGTGGAGATGGAACATAGCAGAGAACCGGTCACATTTGTATTTCAGATGTACGGGAAAGAGGATCTCTACGGCGGCGGAACGCTCATAGAAACAGAACTGCGTGGGGATGGCGCAGAAGTCAGGATCACGCTTGATACGGTAAAGTGGAAAACAGATGATGATGTGCCGGGGCAGATCCGGTTTGTCTTTGAGACGCCGGAACAGTCTGCAAGGGTCAATGTCCGTTTCTTTTTAAAGGATGGATTTTTCGTACCAAAGCCGCAGGAAGAGCGCGTGGTGGATATGGAATCCCACGGATATCAGGAAATGATAGAGCGGTCACTCCTTTCTATGGGAGATGCGGGCAGGATCAGAAGAGTCGTAGAAAAAGCGCGGGCTGGGGAGCCGGTAACCATAGCATATATAGGAGGATCCATCACGCAGGGAGCCGGGGCAGTTCCGCTTCACACACAGTGCTACGCATACCGGTTCTGGAAGGCATTTGCCGGAAAATACGGAAAAAATAACAATGTGAAACTGATAAAAGCGGGAGTGGGCGGAACCCCGTCGGAGCTTGGGATGATCCGTTTTGAGAGGGATGTCCTGCGGGATGGAAAAGAAAAGCCGGATCTGGTAGTCGTGGAATTTGCAGTAAATGACGAGGGGGATGAGACAAAGGGCAGGTGTTATGAGAGCCTTGTAACAAAAATTTTATCCATGCCGGATGCACCGGCTGTCCTGTTATTGTTTGCTGTTTTTGCAAATGACTGGAATTTACAGGAACGCCTTGCTCCGGTGGGAGAGCGGTATCAGCTCCCGATGGTAAGCATCCGGGATGCCGTGACACCGCAGTTTCGGCAGACAAAGGACAGAGTTGTTTCAAAAAATCAGTTCTTTTATGATGCGTTTCACCCGACAAATCTGGGACATAAAATCATGGCAGACTGTCTGATGTATCTGATTGACCGGGCAGTCTGTGAGCCTGATATTTTAAGAAGAATGCATGAAAAACCGGTTTATGGGGATGAATTTGCGCAAGTGAAATTATTAGACCGCAGAGACGGCTATGAACGTGCGAAGATCTGCTGTGGCGCATTTTCCGGTACAGATCAGGAATTACAGTGTGTGGAGATGGATGACAGTTTAACGCCGGTTCCTGAATTTCCGTACAATTGGCAGTATGATGGGGCAAATGGCAGATCAGAAGATGCATTCCAGATGGATATCTACTGCCGGTCGCTGCTTCTCATCTTTAAAGATTCCGGAGCGGTGGACGCCGGACGGGCAGATGTGTTTGTGGACGATACCAAAGTTCTGACCGCAGATCCGCATGTGAACGGCTGGACGCACTGCAATCCGGTCATTCTTCTGGAAGAAAAAGAAAGCGGATGGCATCAGGTGAGGATTCAGATGACACCTGGGGAAGAAGAAAAGAAATTTACAATACTTGGTTTTGGCTATGTGGAATAA
- a CDS encoding glycoside hydrolase family 43 protein, producing MSIAKNPVLSGFYPDPSICRVGEDYYMVNSSFAYFPGIPVFHSRDLAHWEQIGNALDREEQLPLSGSEISRGIFAPTIRYHEGTYYIITTNVDHGGNFVITAQDPKGPWSVPHYLGDAAEGIDPSLFFDEDGKCYYVGTRPNPSGVRHNGDWEIWIEELDLHAMCLKGAGTAVWKGALKDCIWPEGPHLYKKDGWYYLMIAEGGTGPEHSISIARSRSLREWFCGCKRNPIFTHRNLGRDYPVIYAGHGDLVDDADGNWYVVMLASRPCEGHCSIGRETFLAKVEWEDGWPVINPGIGHLTEKTELPIGEYRLEKEVTHADFITFDQKKIDDRLLSLQRRDENTYSLIERKGFLRMYLKKQKLTEKTDAQYFGLRQKDYDFTFSACMEFDAERENEQAGIVCYQNHANHLSMRICGGKEKRKLQVIAHITENDTLLAEEEINAKGMLELYLKAAGQRAEFFVRDEEGKVLKLIKDVSLLPYSTEEAGGFVGCTLGVYASSNGEISDRFADVAWISYEGIPG from the coding sequence ATGAGTATAGCAAAGAATCCGGTTCTGTCCGGTTTTTATCCAGACCCATCTATCTGTAGGGTGGGGGAAGATTATTATATGGTAAATTCGAGTTTTGCATATTTTCCGGGGATTCCTGTGTTTCATAGCAGGGATTTAGCGCACTGGGAGCAGATCGGCAATGCGTTGGACAGGGAAGAACAGCTTCCACTGTCCGGCAGTGAGATCTCACGGGGGATCTTTGCACCGACGATCCGTTACCACGAGGGCACTTATTACATCATAACAACAAATGTGGATCATGGTGGAAACTTTGTGATAACGGCACAGGATCCCAAAGGGCCGTGGTCAGTTCCACATTATCTGGGAGATGCGGCGGAGGGGATTGATCCGAGCCTCTTTTTTGATGAAGATGGGAAATGTTATTATGTCGGGACAAGACCGAATCCGTCCGGGGTCAGACACAATGGTGACTGGGAGATCTGGATAGAGGAGCTGGATCTTCATGCAATGTGCTTAAAAGGTGCGGGGACGGCGGTCTGGAAAGGTGCATTAAAAGATTGTATCTGGCCGGAGGGACCGCACCTTTACAAAAAAGACGGCTGGTATTATCTGATGATCGCAGAAGGCGGTACGGGACCGGAACACAGCATCAGTATCGCAAGAAGCAGGTCGTTAAGAGAATGGTTCTGTGGATGCAAGAGAAATCCAATTTTCACGCACCGCAATCTTGGCAGGGATTATCCGGTGATCTATGCAGGACACGGAGATCTTGTGGATGATGCAGACGGAAACTGGTATGTCGTCATGCTTGCATCGAGGCCATGTGAGGGACACTGTAGTATTGGCAGGGAAACTTTTCTGGCAAAAGTGGAATGGGAGGACGGATGGCCCGTCATCAATCCGGGGATTGGACATCTGACAGAGAAAACAGAACTTCCGATCGGTGAGTATCGCCTGGAAAAGGAAGTGACCCATGCGGATTTTATTACATTTGATCAGAAAAAAATAGATGACAGACTCCTGTCGCTGCAGAGAAGGGATGAAAATACATATTCACTGATCGAGAGAAAAGGTTTTCTCAGGATGTATCTGAAAAAACAGAAACTTACAGAGAAAACGGACGCGCAGTATTTCGGGCTGCGGCAGAAAGATTATGATTTTACATTTTCGGCATGCATGGAATTTGATGCGGAGCGGGAAAATGAACAGGCGGGGATCGTCTGCTATCAGAATCATGCAAATCATCTTTCGATGCGCATCTGCGGTGGAAAAGAGAAGAGAAAGCTGCAGGTAATCGCACATATAACAGAAAACGATACGCTGCTTGCGGAAGAAGAAATCAATGCAAAAGGAATGCTGGAACTGTATTTGAAGGCAGCAGGACAGAGGGCAGAATTTTTTGTCAGAGATGAGGAAGGAAAGGTATTAAAACTCATTAAAGACGTGAGCCTGCTGCCGTACAGTACAGAGGAAGCAGGGGGATTTGTGGGCTGCACGCTCGGTGTGTATGCGTCTTCAAACGGTGAAATATCGGATCGTTTTGCGGATGTAGCATGGATTTCGTATGAGGGAATACCGGGTTGA
- a CDS encoding LacI family DNA-binding transcriptional regulator: MDKGLEKNITIADVAEALGVSKTTVSRAISGKGRIGRETRERVLAYIEEHDYKPNVIAKGLAQSKTYNICVVMPGEYDVVDLTFFQECLFGIQEIAGSMEYDILLSICRKNDISSLERIIANHKVDGVILMRTFVEDEQIDFLQTKNVPFVTIGSTSANYKGVIQIDHNHKSACKELTSIILMKQMDKIALIGGNEEHVVTQSRLRGFREAYAKMGKTLDEDLMFLSQDNQVLVEKAVKEALNRQADCILCMDDAVCSRVLKTLRQQHVKVPEDVRVASFYNSMVLENNVPSITSLSFDAKELGMVACRTLLDLTEGLEVKERTLLPYEVVLKESTK; this comes from the coding sequence ATGGATAAGGGGTTAGAAAAGAATATTACGATTGCGGACGTGGCGGAGGCGCTTGGAGTATCGAAGACAACCGTGTCACGTGCAATTTCCGGTAAAGGTCGTATTGGCAGGGAGACAAGAGAGCGCGTGCTCGCCTACATAGAAGAACATGATTATAAGCCGAATGTCATTGCGAAAGGGCTTGCGCAGTCTAAAACTTATAATATCTGTGTGGTCATGCCGGGGGAGTATGATGTTGTGGATCTTACATTTTTTCAGGAATGTCTGTTTGGGATACAGGAGATTGCGGGCAGCATGGAATATGATATCCTGCTTTCTATCTGCAGGAAAAACGATATATCTTCTCTTGAGCGTATCATAGCAAACCATAAAGTGGACGGTGTGATCCTGATGCGCACTTTTGTGGAAGATGAACAGATCGATTTTCTGCAGACAAAAAATGTACCGTTTGTCACGATCGGAAGTACCAGTGCCAATTACAAAGGCGTGATTCAGATCGATCACAATCACAAGAGTGCATGCAAAGAGCTTACATCGATCATTTTGATGAAGCAGATGGACAAAATTGCACTGATCGGCGGCAATGAAGAGCATGTGGTTACACAGAGCCGTCTGCGGGGATTTCGTGAGGCATATGCGAAGATGGGGAAAACGTTAGATGAGGATCTGATGTTTTTAAGCCAGGATAACCAGGTTCTGGTGGAAAAGGCAGTCAAGGAAGCATTAAACAGACAGGCAGACTGTATCCTCTGTATGGATGACGCTGTCTGCAGCCGTGTTTTAAAGACACTGCGCCAGCAGCATGTCAAAGTGCCGGAAGATGTCCGGGTGGCATCGTTTTATAACAGCATGGTACTTGAAAACAATGTTCCCTCGATCACATCGCTTTCATTTGATGCAAAGGAACTCGGCATGGTGGCATGCCGTACACTGCTTGATCTGACGGAGGGACTTGAGGTGAAAGAGCGCACATTGCTTCCGTATGAGGTGGTGCTGAAGGAATCGACGAAATAA